One genomic window of Panicum hallii strain FIL2 chromosome 6, PHallii_v3.1, whole genome shotgun sequence includes the following:
- the LOC112898389 gene encoding uncharacterized protein LOC112898389: MTGDGAYTPPGRRPGKGVDGDNKLVVQQVKEAGVTLRYPILSENKYSVWAVKMKIFMRTQGVWAVVVNKGGVDEKMDQMALAAIVQAIQEAVVMSISEHETPKEMWDALKEMNMGEQRVKKVRVRTLKRVLDGIYMGDSEKINNFALKVTTIVNEIRSLGTKVEETTVVEKLLYSVANKFQPLISTIEQWEDVTVVSVTETIGRLRAFEESSKGRRRDREGEQQLLAACAEPRLTRAEWEALVAEEKLRGEGSSSSDKKKYRGKFDKSKIDCHNRAEFGHFADECPTAVKKVMKGVAQLTMADADDEPTLL, encoded by the coding sequence ATGACTGGGGATGGAGCGTACACACCGCCGGGCCGCCGTCCTGGCAAAGGTGTTGACGGCGACAACAAGCTGGTGGTGCAGCAAGTGAAGGAGGCGGGGGTGACACTCCGTTACCCCATACTTTCTGAGAACAAATACAGCGTGTGGGCTGTGAAAATGAAGATCTTCATGCGCACCCAAGGTGTGTGGGCTGTTGTGGTGAACAAGGGAGGCGTTGATGAGAAGATGGACCAAATGGCTCTTGCCGCCATTGTCCAAGCTATTCAGGAGGCTGTGGTGATGAGTATCTCCGAGCACGAGACGCCCAAGGAGATGTGGGATGCTCTCAAGGAGATGAACATGGGTGAACAGCGTGTCAAGAAGGTCCGAGTACGGACCCTCAAGAGGGTGCTTGATGGTATATACATGGGTGATTCTGAGAAAATTAATAACTTTGCTTTGAAGGTTACCACGATCGTGAATGAGATTCGCTCTCTCGGCACGAAAGTGGAGGAGACCACTGTCGTCGAAAAGCTCCTGTATTCGGTCGCCAACAAGTTCCAACCTCTCATCAGCACCATCGAGCAATGGGAGGATGTGACTGTGGTGTCGGTGACGGAGACGATCGGGCGCTTGAGGGCGTTCGAGGAGTCTTCAAAGGGGCGGCGTCGTGATAGGGAGGGGGAGCAGCAGCTGTTGGCCGCGTGTGCCGAGCCACGGTTGACACGTGCTGAGTGGGAGGCCTTAGTTGCTGAAGAGAAGCTACGTGGTGAAGGCTCCAGCAGTAGCGACAAGAAGAAGTACCGCGGCAAGTTCGACAAGTCGAAGATCGACTGCCACAACCGTGCTGAGTTCGGGCACTTCGCCGATGAGTGTCCTACTGCAGTGAAGAAAGTGATGAAGGGTGTGGCACAACTCACCATGGCGGACGCCGACGACGAACCCACGCTGCTTTGA
- the LOC112896358 gene encoding uncharacterized protein LOC112896358 has translation MAPDSIMPELPELALDSETMVPDSLPPGSFLCALCHLVHEIRQAWNRAHSWRWPCSRCGLVHAEYRLSAMIYGLDEFNCELLIPDLDNVMMHGNTVMLPAHMLKMLDKKHERELAARKDHTKALQEWPRLHLAKMDHKG, from the exons ATGGCGCCGGACTCCATCATGCCGGAATTGCCGGAGCTTGCGCTGGACTCGGAGACGATGGTGCCAGATTCCTTGCCGCCGGGCTCTTTTTTATGTGCTCTCTGTCATCTCGTCCATGAGATCCGCCAAGCATGGAATCGTGCGCACTCATGGAGATGGCCATGCTCTCGCTGCGGTCTCGTCCACGCGGAATACAGACTCAGCGCCATGATTTACGGCCTTGACGAGTTCAATTGCGAGCTTCTCATTCCCGACCTCGACAATGTCATGATGCATGGCAATACTGTCATGttacctgcacacatgctcaaGATGCTCGATAAGAAGCACGAGCGTGAGCTAGCTGCCAGGAAGGACCACACCAAAGCACTA CAAGAGTGGCCTCGGCTTCATCTAGCAAAGATGGATCATAAGGGATAG
- the LOC112897047 gene encoding GTPase-activating protein gyp7-like encodes MKALRRSSTSSSSAAPAPRAPSSPRSYSWIHRRSLLVTSSASSLAASGNPAAEDSDSAPAPVAAASSSPSLAPSSPNVDRGGIKSPWSRRKRKRALSCQHWNRLFSSNGKLRDGGRKFLKKVRSGGIEPGIRAEVWPFLLGVYDLNSSEEDRNAIKLKKRKEYEKLRRQCHRILNCYKGNGLNVINEFMNEDVSDGVEGSESPHSEGVSKRACVLPKELKSLGSKAEEPESSNWASVEGMDEDTSELTYVDPCIAESESSDSESSYEEDPDRTPVSTNLEENCDPKPKFVRSASSKSEIFISDKTPEDFTTWQRIIRVDAIRANTEWALFARNQAEVSKEKALRSAITVGLKDYDHLEPYMIYHAARLVALLEAYALYDPEIGYCQGMSDLLSPIIAVMEEDHEAFWCFVGFMRKARHNFRLDEVGIRRQLKTVSQIIKRKDSHLYRHLQKLQAEDCFFLYRMVVVLFRRELTFEQTVCLWEVMWADQAAIRAGIGRSTWGRIRLHAPPTDDLLLYAIAACVLQRRKLIIEKYSSMDEILRECNSMAGQLDVWKLLDDAHHLVVNLHDKI; translated from the exons ATGAAGGCCCTGCGGCGATccagcacctcctcctcctcggcggcgccggcgccgagggCTCCTTCGTCCCCGCGGTCGTACTCGTGGATCCACCGCCGGTCCCTCCTCGTCACGTCGTCGGCGTCCTCTCTGGCGGCCTCGGGGAATCCGGCCGCGGAGGATTCGGATTCGGCGCCGGCGCCAGTGGCGGCAGCTTCCTCGTCGCCCTCGCTGGCGCCCTCCTCCCCGAACGTGGACCG GGGTGGAATTAAATCTCCGTGGTCTcgaagaaaaagaaaacgagCACTTTCTTGTCAACATTGGAACCGTCTATTTTCATCAAACGGGAAGCTTCGTGATGGGGGAAGAAAGTTTCTAAAAAAAGTTCGCAGTGGG GGAATTGAACCAGGCATCCGGGCTGaagtttggccatttctactTGGAGT TTATGATTTGAACAGTTCTGAAGAGGACAGGAATGCCATCAAGCTAAAGAAAAG GAAAGAATATGAAAAGCTGAGACGACAGTGCCATCGCATTCTGAATTGTTACAAAGGAAATGGGCTGAATGTTATAAATGAGTTTATGAATGAGGATGTTTCTGATGGGGTGGAAGGATCAGAGTCACCTCATTCTGAAGGTGTCAGTAAGAGGGCTTGTGTGTTGCCCAAAGAATTGAAATCTTTAGGCAGCAAGGCAGAAGAACCAGAGAGTTCTAACTGGGCTTCTGTGGAAGGCATGGATGAAGATACAAGTGAGTTAACTTATGTTGATCCATGTATTGCAGAATCAGAATCTTCTGACTCTGAGTCTTCCTATGAAGAGGACCCTGACAGAACACCCGTCTCTACCAATTTGGAAGAGAACTGTGATCCCAAACCAAAATTTGTCCGGAGCGCATCATCTAAGTCAGAAATTTTTATATCTGACAAAACTCCAGAGGATTTTACCACATGGCAGCGCATTATACGTGTAGATGCTATTCGAGCAAATACAGAATGGGCCCTATTTGCCCGTAATCAGGCTGAAGTCTCTAAAGAGAAAGCACTGCGGTCTGCAATAACAGTCGGGCTGAAAGATTATGACCATTTGGAGCCTTACATGATTTATCATGCTGCACGATTAGTTGCATTGCTTGAGGCATATGCACTCTATGATCCAGAGATTGGGTACTGTCAAGGAATGAGTGATCTCTTGTCACCAATAATTGCAGTGATGGAGGAAGATCATGAAGCATTTTGGTGCTTTGTAGGTTTCATGAGGAAAGCGAGGCACAACTTCAGGCTTGATGAGGTTGGAATAAGAAGACAGCTGAAAACCGTCTCGCAGATCATCAAGCGCAAAGACTCGCACCTCTACAGGCACCTGCAGAAGCTTCAGGCCGAAGACTGCTTCTTTCTGTACCGAATGGTGGTGGTTCTCTTCAGGAGGGAGCTCACTTTTGAGCAGACTGTGTGTCTATGGGAGGTCATGTGGGCTGACCAGGCCGCAATTCGAGCTGGGATTGGAAGGTCCACTTGGGGAAGGATAAGGCTTCATGCTCCTCCTACTGATGATTTGTTGCTCTACGCTATCGCTGCCTGTGTCTTGCAGAGGAGGAAGCTGATAATCGAGAAGTACAGCAGCATGGATGAGATATTGCGGGAGTGCAATAGCATGGCCGGGCAGCTGGATGTCTGGAAGCTCCTAGATGATGCGCATCACTTGGTTGTTAACCTTCATGACAAAATATGA
- the LOC112897916 gene encoding cytochrome P450 78A9-like: MAPSEDCGWLLYLSLAAKCGDPHRLLGFAAVFAAAFVVTALLHWAAPGGPAWGWYWWTRRAGLGIGAAIPGPRGLPVLGSMGLMTGLAHRKLAAAAAAGGKARRRLMAFSLGETRVVVTADPDVARELLASAAFADRPVKESAYGLLFDRAIGFAPHGAYWRALRRVASAHLFSPRQIAGSAAQRAVIARQMVDAMMKECSGTTAPGGVVTARRFLKRASLHNVMWSVFGRRYELQTRSEEAAELKCLVDEGYDLLGQLNWSDHLPWLACFDLQRTRARCSALVPRVNRFVGRIIDEHRAARLGHGAASAVMDFTDVLLSLQGSDKLSDADMIAVLWEMIFRGTDTVAVLIEWVLARLVLHQDVQRRAHEELDRVVGPGQTVTESDTASLVYLQAVIKEVLRLHPPGPLLSWARLATSDVHVGGFLVPAGTTAMVNMWAITHDPAVWPDPNEFKPERFVGSSGHADEFPVMGSDLRLAPFGSGRRVCPGKSLAMATVGFWVATLLHEFKWLPVSDDPPRGVDLSEVLRLSCEMAAPLEARLVPRHAA; encoded by the exons ATGGCGCCGTCCGAGGACTGCGGCTGGCTGCTGTACCTCTCCCTGGCCGCCAAATGCGGCGACCCCCACCGCCTGCTCGGCTTCGCCGCGGtcttcgccgccgccttcgTCGTCACGGCCCTCCTGCACTGGGCGGCCCCCGGCGGCCCCGCGTGGGGCTGGTACTGGTGGACCAGGAGGGCCGGCCTGGGCATTGGCGCCGCCATCCCGGGGCCCCGGGGGCTGCCGGTGCTCGGCAGCATGGGGCTCATGACGGGCCTGGCGCACCGgaagctggcggcggcggcggccgctggcGGCAAGGCCAGGCGCCGCCTCATGGCGTTCTCGCTCGGCGAGACCCGCGTCGTGGTCACCGCCGACCCGGACGTCGCGCGGGAGCTCctcgccagcgccgccttcgCCGACCGCCCCGTCAAGGAGTCCGCGTACGGGCTCCTCTTCGACCGCGCCATCGGCTTCGCCCCGCACGGCGCCTACTGGCGCGCGCTCCGCCGCGTCGCGTCCGCGCACCTCTTCTCGCCGCGCCAGATCGCCGGCTCCGCCGCGCAGCGCGCGGTGATCGCGCGCCAGATGGTGGACGCCATGATGAAGGAGTGCTCCGGCACCACCGCTCCAGGCGGCGTCGTGACGGCGCGGCGGTTCCTGAAGCGCGCGTCGCTGCACAACGTGATGTGGTCGGTGTTCGGCCGGAGGTACGAGCTGCAGACGCGcagcgaggaggcggcggagctcAAGTGCCTGGTGGACGAAGGCTACGACCTCCTCGGCCAGCTCAACTGGTCCGACCACCTCCCCTGGCTCGCCTGCTTCGACCTGCAGAGGACCCGGGCCAGGTGCTCCGCCCTCGTCCCGCGGGTCAACCGCTTCGTGGGCCGCATCATCGACGAGCACCGCGCCGCCCGTCTCGGCCacggcgccgcctccgccgtcatGGACTTCACCGACGTCCTGCTCTCCCTGCAGGGCAGCGACAAGCTCTCCGACGCCGACATGATCGCCGTTCTCTGG GAGATGATCTTTCGAGGCACGGACACGGTGGCAGTTCTGATCGAGTGGGTGCTGGCCCGgctcgtgctgcaccaggacgTGCAGCGCAGGGCCCACGAGGAGCTGGACCGGGTGGTCGGGCCGGGCCAGACCGTGACCGAGTCGGACACCGCCTCGCTCGTCTACCTCCAGGCGGTCATCAAGGAAGTGCTGCGCCTGCACCCGCCGGGCCCGCTGCTCTCCTGGGCACGCCTCGCCACGTCGGACGTACACGTAGGCGGGTTCCTCGTACCCGCGGGGACCACCGCCATGGTGAACATGTGGGCCATAACCCACGACCCGGCCGTCTGGCCCGACCCGAACGAGTTCAAACCCGAGAGGTTCGTGGGCTCGTCGGGTCACGCCGACGAGTTCCCGGTAATGGGCTCGGATCTCAGGCTCGCCCCTTTCGGGTCCGGCAGGCGGGTCTGCCCCGGCAAGTCGCTCGCGATGGCTACCGTCGGGTTCTGGGTCGCCACCCTCCTGCACGAGTTCAAATGGCTGCCAGTGTCCGACGACCCGCCACGTGGCGTCGACCTATCCGAGGTGCTGAGGCTGTCGTGCGAGATGGCCGCCCCGCTGGAGGCGAGGCTGGTGCCACGTCACGCGGCCTGA
- the LOC112897615 gene encoding probable 6-phosphogluconolactonase 3, chloroplastic — MGRVFLKKTKLARVRAAFLLGDSTRGLRPRGKANRKPARTIRPSIMISTTTKWRPFPNRPSLSPPTPPKPLSISSFHAAGTMSLSAIASAAAASTSLSSVNPRRSSPASRVPVPLRLSLPWRPLSSSSSSHSLLRPVSAMASPRTAAGEAASRKKLIIFDAEEDLASSLAKRTAELSARFAAERGAFTVVLSGGSLVKALRKLTEPPYLEAVDWSKWHVFWVDERVVPKDQADSNYKLTSDEFLSKVPIPAGQVYAINDALSAEGAAEDYETRLRQLVKDGVIGMSPVTGFPKFDLMLMGMGPDGHVASLFPGHPVVHENQKWVTFVKDSPKPPPERITFTLPVINSSACIALVVTGAGKAGAVHKALSEEQNTSDLLPVEMVSLQDGELTWFTDKPAVSMLSSL; from the exons ATGGGCCGCGTTTTCCTAAAAAAAACAAAGTTGGCCCGCGTCCGAGCTGCTTTTCTCTTGGGCGACAGCACCAGAGGATTGCGTCCACGTGGAAAGGCCAATAGGAAGCCGGCCCGCACGATCCGGCCGTCCATCATGATTTCGACGACTACGAAGTGGCGACCCTTTCCTAATCGGCCGTCTCTTTCACCACCAACCCCCCCGAAGCCCCTCTCCATTTCCAGTTTCCACGCCGCCGGCACCATGTCCCTCTCCGccatcgcctccgccgccgccgcgtcgacgTCCCTCTCCTCCGTCAATCCCCGCCGATCCTCGCCAGCGTCCAGGGTCCCTGTGCCACTCCGTCTATCCCTTCCCTGGAGACCCTTGTCGTCGTCATCATCGTCCCACTCTCTCCTTAGGCCGGTCTCCGCCATGGCCTccccccgcaccgccgccggcgaggcggcGTCAAGGAAGAAGCTCATCATCTTCGACGCCGAGGAGGACCTCGCGTCGTCTCTGGCCAAGCGCACGGCGGAGCTATCGGCGAGGTTCGCGGCGGAGAGGGGGGCCTTCACCGTCGTGCTCTCCGGCGGCTCCCTCGTCAAGGCCCTCAG GAAACTGACGGAGCCGCCGTACCTGGAGGCGGTGGATTGGAGCAAATGGCATGTGTTCTGGGTGGATGAGAGGGTGGTTCCCAAGGACCAGGCGGATAGCAACTACAAGCTCACCTCCGATGAGTTCCTTTCCAAG GTGCCGATTCCAGCTGGCCAAGTTTATGCCATAAACGATGCGCTGTCAGCCGAGGGTGCTGCAGAGGACTACGAAACTCGTTTAAGGCAACTTGTCAAGGATGGTGTGATTGGAATGTCACCAGTAACAGGTTTCCCCAAGTTCGATCTTATGCTTATGGGGATGGGGCCTGATGGCCATGTCGCCTCGCTCTTCCCAGGCCACCCTGTTGTCCATGAAAACCAGAAATGGGTCACCTTTGTCAAGGATTCTCCAAAGCCGCCACCAGAGAGAATAACGTTCACTCTCCCCGTGATCAATTCGTCGGCATGTATCGCCCTTGTGGTCACCGGTGCTGGCAAAGCCGGTGCTGTTCATAAGGCGCTTTCAGAAGAGCAGAACACATCAGATTTGCTGCCTGTCGAGATGGTTTCGCTTCAGGATGGAGAGCTCACTTGGTTCACTGACAAGCCGGCGGTGTCGATGTTGTCGAGCCTTTGA